A section of the Pseudomonas lini genome encodes:
- a CDS encoding LysE/ArgO family amino acid transporter — protein MWQSYVNGLLVAAGLIMAIGTQNAFVLAQSLRREHHLPVAALCVTCDALLVAAGVFGLATVLAQNPTLLAIARWGGAAFLLWYGSLALRRACSKQSLQQGENQTVRSLRAVLLSALAVTLLNPHVYLDTVLLIGSLGAQQTEPGAYVVGAASASLLWFFTLALGAAWLAPWLARPSTWRILDLLVAVMMFTVAFQLIIA, from the coding sequence ATGTGGCAAAGCTATGTGAACGGCCTGTTGGTGGCCGCCGGGCTGATCATGGCGATCGGCACCCAGAATGCGTTTGTGTTGGCGCAGAGCCTTCGGCGTGAACATCACCTGCCGGTGGCCGCGCTCTGCGTCACCTGCGATGCGTTGCTGGTGGCTGCCGGGGTATTCGGCCTGGCGACGGTGTTGGCGCAAAACCCGACTCTGTTGGCCATCGCTCGTTGGGGTGGCGCCGCGTTTCTGCTGTGGTATGGCAGCCTGGCGCTACGTCGGGCGTGCTCGAAACAGAGCCTGCAACAAGGCGAGAACCAGACCGTGCGCTCGCTACGGGCGGTGCTGCTCAGTGCATTGGCGGTGACGCTGCTCAACCCGCACGTTTATCTGGACACCGTGTTGCTGATCGGTTCTCTCGGCGCACAACAAACAGAACCTGGTGCTTATGTGGTGGGCGCGGCCAGTGCGTCATTGCTGTGGTTTTTCACTTTGGCCCTTGGCGCGGCATGGCTGGCACCGTGGCTGGCACGGCCAAGCACCTGGCGAATCCTCGACCTGTTGGTCGCCGTCATGATGTTCACCGTAGCGTTCCAGTTAATCATCGCTTGA
- a CDS encoding superoxide dismutase has product MAFELPPLPYAHDALQPHISEETLQYHHDKHHNTYVVNLNNLVPGTEFEGKTLEEIVKTSSGGIFNNAAQVWNHTFYWNCLAPNAGGQPTGALADAINAAFGSFDKFKEEFSKTSIGTFGSGWGWLVKKADGSLALASTIGAGNPLTSGDTPLLTCDVWEHAYYIDYRNLRPKYVEAFWNLVNWKFVAEQFEGKTFTA; this is encoded by the coding sequence ATGGCTTTCGAATTGCCGCCGCTGCCTTACGCACACGATGCCCTGCAGCCGCACATTTCAGAGGAAACTCTGCAGTATCACCACGACAAGCACCACAACACCTATGTCGTGAACCTGAACAACCTGGTGCCAGGCACCGAGTTCGAAGGCAAGACCCTGGAAGAAATCGTCAAGACTTCCTCGGGCGGTATCTTCAACAACGCCGCTCAGGTCTGGAACCACACTTTCTACTGGAACTGCCTGGCGCCAAACGCCGGCGGTCAACCAACCGGCGCGCTGGCTGATGCCATCAACGCAGCGTTCGGTTCGTTCGACAAGTTCAAGGAAGAGTTCAGCAAAACCTCCATCGGCACCTTCGGTTCCGGTTGGGGCTGGCTGGTGAAAAAGGCTGACGGTTCCCTGGCCCTGGCCAGCACCATCGGCGCCGGCAACCCGCTGACCAGCGGCGACACCCCGCTGCTGACCTGCGACGTCTGGGAACACGCTTACTACATCGACTACCGCAACCTTCGTCCGAAGTACGTCGAAGCGTTCTGGAACCTGGTCAACTGGAAATTCGTGGCTGAGCAGTTCGAAGGCAAAACCTTCACCGCTTAA
- a CDS encoding DUF6124 family protein encodes MDKLIPDPPFNTTTPNAEALRTEELLKDREAIKRALDYYLDPPAQYTEKSRRPSTLFMVAPGADTESLLAHACESLASASVLASDFANNLIGPQRHTALAIQQVIMLAELAVNRALDNVDPA; translated from the coding sequence ATGGACAAATTAATTCCCGATCCACCTTTCAACACCACCACCCCCAACGCCGAAGCTTTGCGCACCGAAGAATTACTCAAAGACCGCGAAGCCATAAAACGCGCCCTCGACTACTACCTCGATCCCCCGGCGCAATACACCGAAAAAAGCCGTCGCCCCAGCACCCTGTTCATGGTCGCCCCGGGTGCCGACACCGAGAGCCTGCTGGCCCACGCCTGTGAATCGTTGGCCTCAGCGAGTGTTCTGGCCAGCGATTTCGCCAACAATCTGATCGGCCCGCAGCGCCACACGGCGTTGGCGATCCAGCAGGTCATCATGTTGGCGGAGTTGGCGGTGAACCGGGCGCTGGATAACGTCGATCCGGCTTAG